One window of the Nicotiana tabacum cultivar K326 chromosome 4, ASM71507v2, whole genome shotgun sequence genome contains the following:
- the LOC107785254 gene encoding adenine/guanine permease AZG2-like: MGRELCSTGSFTRLRKSLNKMEMKVNEAISKSRIGKYFKLEARKSSFTKEFRAGTATFLTMAYIITVNASVLTDSGGTCSVSDCTFPANQTRATPDCMLKPNEGYEKCISKMRSDLIVATALASMIGSFAMGLLANLPLGLAPGMGPNAYLAYNLVGFHGSGKMSYQTVMAIFLVEGCAFLAIAVFGLRGRIARFIPQPVRLACAAGIGLFIAFVGLQAHQGVGLVGPDPSTLLTLTACSSTNPVTGECTGGKMQSPTFWLSSVGFIIMCYGLMKEIKGSMIYGILFVTLVSWFRNTAVTIFPNTPTGNSSYEYFKKVVDFHKIESTAGAINFSHFNNGEVWVALLTLLYIDVLATTGTLYTMAEIGGFVNEEGEFEGEYIAYMVDAGSTIVASTLGVSPIATFVESSAGIKEGGRTGLTAIIVGFYFLLSLFFTPLIASVPPWAIGPSLVMVGVLMMKVVKDIDWNNIKDAVPAFVTMVLMPLTYSISNGIIGGIGVYIALSLYDSMVCWVKWLMRMRKMVVKEQNQVSAATADQNIEIV, translated from the coding sequence ATGGGGAGAGAGCTCTGTTCAACTGGTTCTTTCACTAGACTTAGAAAATCTTTGAACAAAATGGAGATGAAAGTAAACGAAGCAATTTCAAAGAGTAGAATTGGCAAATACTTCAAGTTGGAAGCTAGAAAAAGTTCTTTTACTAAAGAGTTTCGTGCTGGTACGGCCACGTTTCTTACAATGGCTTACATCATCACCGTCAACGCCAGCGTTTTAACGGATTCCGGCGGCACTTGCTCCGTTTCCGACTGCACTTTTCCGGCGAACCAAACACGTGCAACCCCAGACTGCATGTTGAAACCAAATGAAGGTTATGAAAAGTGTATTTCCAAAATGAGAAGTGATCTTATTGTTGCTACTGCTTTAGCTTCTATGATTGGGTCATTTGCTATGGGTTTATTAGCTAATCTTCCTTTGGGCTTGGCCCCAGGTATGGGCCCAAATGCTTATTTAGCTTATAATTTAGTGGGATTTCATGGGTCAGGAAAAATGTCATATCAAACTGTTATGGCAATTTTCTTAGTTGAAGGTTGTGCTTTTCTTGCTATAGCTGTATTTGGGCTTCGTGGGAGAATAGCCCGGTTTATTCCTCAGCCCGTTAGGCTAGCTTGTGCGGCTGGTATTGGGCTTTTTATTGCATTTGTGGGCCTACAAGCCCATCAAGGAGTGGGCCTCGTCGGCCCAGATCCATCTACTCTATTGACCCTCACTGCTTGCTCTAGTACAAATCCGGTGACCGGAGAATGCACCGGCGGGAAAATGCAAAGCCCAACTTTCTGGTTAAGTTCAGTTGGGTTTATAATAATGTGTTATGGACTAATGAAGGAAATTAAAGGTAGTATGATATATGGTATTTTATTTGTGACATTAGTTTCTTGGTTTAGGAATACTGCTGTTACAATTTTTCCTAACACACCAACAGGTAACTCAAGTTATGAGTACTTTAAAAAAGTTGTAGATTTTCATAAAATTGAGTCCACAGCTGGAGCCATTAATTTTAGCCATTTTAATAATGGTGAAGTATGGGTGGCGTTATTAACATTGTTATACATAGATGTACTAGCTACAACAGGTACATTATATACAATGGCTGAAATTGGTGGATTTGTTAATGAAGAAGGAGAATTTGAAGGTGAATATATAGCATATATGGTAGATGCAGGATCAACAATAGTTGCATCAACTCTAGGAGTTTCACCTATAGCCACATTTGTAGAATCATCAGCTGGGATTAAAGAAGGTGGAAGGACGGGACTAACGGCTATTATCGTTggattttatttccttttgtctTTGTTTTTTACACCTTTGATTGCTAGTGTACCACCTTGGGCTATAGGTCCATCTTTGGTAATGGTTGGTGTGTTGATGATGAAAGTTGTTAAGGATATTGATTGGAATAATATTAAGGATGCAGTGCCTGCATTTGTGACTATGGTTTTAATGCCTTTGACATACTCAATTTCCAATGGTATTATTGGTGGAATTGGAGTGTACATTGCGTTAAGTTTGTATGATAGTATGGTTTGTTGGGTCAAGTGGTTGATGAGAATGAGGAAGATGGTGGTGAAGGAGCAAAATCAAGTGTCAGCTGCCACTGCAGATCAGAATATTGAAATTGTTTGA
- the LOC107819320 gene encoding uncharacterized protein LOC107819320: protein MGKKTKKPGKGKEKTERKTAKAEEKKARRETKKLSPEDDIDAILLSIQKEEAKKKEIHVEENVPAPSPRSNCSLSINPLKETELVLYGGEFYNGSKTFVYGDLYRYDVEKQEWKLISSPNSPPPRSAHQTVAWKNYLYIFGGEFTSPNQERFHHYKDFWVLDLKTNQWEQLNYKGCPSPRSGHRMILYKHKIIVFGGFYDTLREVRYYNDLHVFDLDQYKWQEIKPTPGCMWPSARSGFQFFVYQDEIYLYGGYSKEVSSDKSGSEKGIVHSDMWSLDPKTWEWNKVKKGGMPPGPRAGFSMCIHKKRAILFGGVVDMEMEGDVMMSLFLNELYGFQLDTHRWYPLELRKEKSTKHKKKEILDEQADSMDLDSKTSAMEVDANDEDENLDYDEDASTEGNINKMSSNMKRNVIIDDGNVAARSEDKPVISSSKSSAVQHSASSDVVKPCGRINSCMAVAKDTLYIYGGMMEIRDQELTLDDLYILNLSKLDEWKCLIPASESEWVEASDNEDDEDEDDSENEECESGHDSDEDSDEEDDAEARNGASTSLETGDAVAIIRGEGKTLRRKEKRARIEQIRASLGLSDAQRTPMPGESLREFYKRTNMYWQMAAYEHTQHTGKELRKDGFDLAESRYKELKPILDELAILEVEQKAEEEEGPEKSSAKTRGNKKNKNVASR, encoded by the exons ATGGGAAAGAAAACGAAGAAACCAGGGAAAGGCAAGGAGAAAACAGAGAGGAAAACAGCAAAAGCAGAAGAGAAAAAAGCCCGCAGAGAAACCAAAAAACTCTCCCCTGAAGACGACATAGATGCTATTCTG CTGAGCATACAAAAAGAGGAAGCTAAGAAGAAGGAAATTCACGTTGAAGAGAACGTTCCTGCACCTTCTCCTCGATCCAACTGTTCG TTGAGTATTAATCCATTGAAGGAGACTGAATTAGTTCTCTACGGTGGTGAATTCTACAATGGCAGCAAG ACATTTGTATATGGCGATCTTTACCGGTATGATGTGGAAAAGCAAGAGTGGAAGTTGATTTCAAGTCCTAACAGTCCGCCTCCTCGCAGTGCACACCAAACAGTTGCTTGGAAGAATTATCTTTATATTTTTG GTGGTGAATTTACGTCTCCCAATCAAGAGCGTTTCCATCATTACAAG GACTTTTGGGTGTTGGACTTGAAAACAAACCAATGGGAGCAACTGAATTATAAAGGTTGTCCTAGTCCACGTTCAGGTCATCGCATG ATTTTGTACAAGCACAAGATTATAGTTTTTGGAGGCTTCTATGACACTCTTAGAGAAGTGAG GTATTACAATGATCTGCATGTATTTGATCTTGATCAGTATAAG TGGCAAGAGATAAAACCTACACCTGGATGCATGTGGCCCAGTGCTCGAAGTGGCTTCCAGTTTTTTGTTTATCAAGATGAG ATTTATCTATATGGCGGTTATTCAAAAGAAGTTTCATCTGATAAAAGTGGCTCAGAGAAGGGAATCGTTCACTCAGACATGTGGTCCCTTGATCCTAAGACTTGGGAATGGAACAAG GTCAAAAAAGGCGGCATGCCTCCTGGTCCTCGTGCTGGTTTCTCTATGTGCATCCATAAAAAGCGGGCTATACTATTTGGAGGTGTCGTGGATATGGAAATGGAAG GTGATGTTATGATGAGCTTGTTTCTGAATGAACTCTATGGCTTCCAATTAGACACTCATCGATG GTATCCATTGGAGCTGCGGAAGGAGAAATCTACAAAACATAAG AAAAAGGAAATTTTAGATGAGCAAGCTGACAGCATGGATCTTGATAGTAAGACAAGTGCAATGGAAGTTGATGCGAATGATGAAGATGAGAACCTGGATTATGACGAAGATGCCAGCACAGAAGGCAATATCAATAAAATGTCTTCgaacatgaaaaggaatgtgattattgatgatggCAATGTAGCTGCTAGATCTGAGGATAAGCCGGTCATTTCTAGCTCTAAATCTTCAGCCGTGCAACATTCAGCTTCATCAGAT GTGGTAAAGCCCTGTGGACGTATCAATTCATGCATGGCTGTGGCAAAAGATACCTTATATATCTACGGGGGCATGATGGAAATTAGAGATCAAGAACTTACTCTTGATGACTTGTATATTCTTAATCTCAGTAAACTTGATGAATGGAAATGCCTTATTCCG GCATCTGAGTCTGAGTGGGTTGAAGCGTCAGATAATGAAGacgatgaggatgaagatgaCAGTGAAAACGAAGAATGTGAGAGTGGTCATGATAGCGATGAGGACagtgatgaagaagatgatgcTGAG GCTAGGAATGGTGCATCAACATCACTTGAAACTGGAGATGCCGTTGCCATAATCAGAGGTGAAGGAAAAACACTGAGAAGGAAGGAGAAACGAGCCAGAATTGAGCAAATCAGAGCCAGTCTTGGCCTCTCTGATGCTCAAAGAACACCAATG CCAGGGGAGTCTCTGAGGGAGTTCTACAAAAGAACAAATATGTATTGGCAAATGGCAGCATATGAACACACACAACATACAGGAAAG GAGCTGCGTAAAGATGGTTTTGATCTTGCTGAATCTCGGTACAAGGAGCTCAAACCAATCCTCGATGAG TTGGCCATTCTGGAGGTGGAGCAGAAGGCGGAAGAGGAAGAAGGACCAGAAAAGAGTAGTGCAAAGACGAGaggaaacaagaaaaataaaaatgttgcATCTAGGTAG